The DNA window AGATCCTGCTAACTTCTTAGATGTTGGAGGTACCGCAAACGCAGCACGTGTTGAACAAGCATTCCGTATAATCTTAAAAGATCCGAATGTGAAAGCAATTCTTGTAAATATTTTTGGTGGGATTGTTCGTTGCGACAGAGTTGCTCAAGGAATTGTGGATGCGTATAAAAATATGGGTAACATTAATGTGCCAATCATCATTCGTTTGCAAGGAACAAATGCTGTTGAAGCAAAGAAAATTATTGACGACTCCGGCTTAAAAGTATATTCTGCGATTGCTTTGCAAGAGGCAGCAGACTTAGTAAAAAAAGTATTAAGCTAAGCTCTTATCTATTGAAACCTGTTAAAGGGGATTCCTTTGGAATCCCCTTTTTTATTTATAATTCAAAACAAAAAACATGAAAGCAAAAATTACTTTACTTAAGATCTTTATCCTATTGTCAATAACAGCAACTGCACAAATAGAAAAAAATAAAGAACTGAGCTTTACCTTCGGACCGGCTTCAACGAAAATTAAGAATAAAAACATTTCAGAAGATAAGTACAAAGACATTAATGATAAAAATGGTTTTAACATTAACTTATTGCTTAGTAAATATAAAAGACGAGTTGGAATAGGAATGGGATTAGGGTATTCAACCTATAATCAAGAAATTTATCAAAAAGGATTATTTGAAAGTTTCAGTCAAAAAGATCGCGATGGGAATCTTTATGATAGTTGGATCGCATCAGATATTACGTATACGAATAAGTTAAGTTATTTAGATATTCCAATCACTTTGCACTTACTTTTAGGGAATTCAAATCGCTTTTATGGCTTTTTTGATATTGGAATTGTGAATCAAATTCAAATTGGTGGGAATTACACAATGAAAGGCAGTATTGAAAATATGGGAAGATACGAAACAGGGAATCCCTATTTTTTCACGTTGTCTCAAAATAATCCTTATTACTCCTATAAAGCAGACCTTTATGATGTAAGAAAAGAAGATATGTATGAAACTTATTCGCTGTCCGGTCATATTTCCTTAGGGTTGGCTGCAGCAATGACTGATAATTTAAACCTTAAAATTCAACCATACGCGAATTTTGGTTTCTCTGATATAACAGCGAAGGAATTAAGAGATATACCTTATGAAGATGTTTTTGGTAGAAAAAGCGACTATCAAAAGACAAAATTATTGGCCATCGGAATAAATGTTGGTTTTGCTTATAACATTGGGAATGTAAAGGTGCAAAACTAAAACGGATTGTTCTTTTTATGCAAAAGCCCTGAAATAAAAATTTCAGGGCTTTTACATTTAAGTAGTTTCTTCTTATTAATTCTTGATAATCTTTTTATGTACAATTTGTTTATCAGTAATAATCTCCAATAAATAAATTCCTTGCGGAGCTGTATTTAAATTAATTGATTTCGTGAACTTACCACTGAAACCTGTTGTCTCTTCTAAGTAGATAACTTGTCCAGCCACATTCATTATTCTTAAACTCAACTCACTACTCATTTTGTCTTCAAAAACGATGTTCACACTATTGCTTGTTGGGTTCGGAAATACACCCAATTGGTATTCGTAGTATTCATTGATACTAAAAGGGAATTCAATTGTGTTGATTGCAGTGTTGGTGACAATTGGCGAATTGAAATCAAAATAAATATAAGCAGTGTTTGTAATTTGATCACCTGGACTTAATCCGGACACAGGAGCGATGGAATAACGAACATATCCATGACTTTCTGCTTCATTGCTTGTGCTGTCTGATAAGAAAATATTACTAAAATTAAATTTCAAAACATTTCCTGGCAATAATAGAACAGTCATTGGATGACTACTTGAAATAATTTTCAAGGTTGTAATGTCTACATCCACATCCAGTGTATCCAAGATATAGATATTGATAGCCGGTGCAGTTCCTGTATTTTGGAAGTTAACAGTATAGTCGAGTTCCGGAGTATTCGCAGGAATATAACCGTTCACACCTGTTCCTTTGGGTGATACTTCTTTGTTGTTAGGATCGTAGGAATTACCGACAATAAAATGCCCATTATAAGTATTGTTGGTTGTATCTGCATCACCAGTAATAGGAAGTACAATTAACGTAATGTCAACAATGTCGCCAATAGTAGCCGTGCTGGATGTCGTATAATTTATTCCATAAGTCATATACGCATAATAAGGTAAAGCAGTGATGTCTGCAATTGACCATTTTAAAGTATCACCTGTTGGTGCAGGGATAACAGTTGTTGGAGGCGTTGCAGACGCAAATGGTCCTGTATAAGTTATTAAAGGGTCTAATATCAGTATCATTTCTCCGGGTATTGGTGCGCCAGAACAATCAGGTCCAATTGAGCTAACAGAGGGGTAGAGATAGTGTGATGCGCCAGGGAAAAATGCAATTCCAGAAACTCCAATCCAAGTGGAGGCGAGGTCAAATACACCACAATCAACAGCAAAGTTCTCAGTAGTAATAATGGATGGGGATACCGTTGTTAAGTGTGCAACACTTGTGGGACAGGTTACCGGCAAACTAGGTGAAGAAACAACTTCTATCGTATATGTTCCAGGAAATACATCAAAATAGTAGTATCCAAAAGGATCAGTCCAAGCATAATCAACAAATGTTCCTCCCGAACTTAGTTTCAATTGAGCGAGCGGAATAAGATTTTCCAATGTATCTAAACTGCAGTTCGAATTCATGTCAGCAAAAACATGACCGGTAAGTGTACCACAGGTATCAATATTTACCCAAATGCTATCTGTTACATTGCAAGTAGAATCGCGAACGTAGTTTAAAGTATACCAACCTTCATTCAGCATAGATACAGATGAAATTGTTGGACTTTCGAGTGAAGAAGCAAAACCGTTTGGTCCGGTCCAATTGTAATTACCTAAACCAAAATGGTTCGTTGCCAATAGTTGTAACGTACCATTTACGCATAATGGAGAATTGTTGTATGCATTTGTAACACAGGTTTCTTCACAAGAAACTGTTCCTGTGCTGGTAGAATCGAAATTAAACGAAACGTTGGCTGGAAGATTCGAAAAATTGGTAATCATTAAAATGTAATAATTGCCAGCGGTACCGGCAACATTTACTTGCTCTGTGTAGGAAGTTGAATAACTACAATCCAGTGCTGTTCCTGTTAAACCTCCTGAACAAGGAGTTGTGGGAGAAGAAAAAGGACCCCAACAAACAAAATCAACGTCAACACCAACGCCTGCTGTATCCAATTGAGAAATATTAATGACAATACTACCGGATGAGTCTACTTTAAAATAAAACCAAGCAGGGTTTAGCTGGGAACCTAAACAGCCATAATTAGGTCCAACTTCTGCTGGAATACTTCCGTAGCTTGAAGGATATGTATTCACAGTTCCATTGCAGATTGGAGTTGAGGTATTACAGGTTGCTGCTGTTTGCGAGTATGAAAGGCTTATTTGGCAAACAAGAAACAGGAGAAGTAGATTTTTTTTCATGTCTAGTTAATTTTCTATTAACTAGGATGTTCAGATTCTGCAATAAGTTGCATCTGTTGGTAAGTTTTAATGGCATATTTTTATAATTACGCTGTTTTTTTCAATTTCATAAAATTATCCTACATTTGTCCCAATCAATACAAAAATGTCAATAGCACTTTACATCACCTCTTTATTATTCATTCCGATGGTCATTACCATGGGAATGCGCTATTGCTTCACTCAAACGCGATTAAATCGCATTCCCGTTAACAGATAATTTCTCTGTCGCTTCCTAGAAGCAAATCTCTTTTTTAGTTTTTAATTCAGGCATTTTGCCTTTTATACTTTTTATTATGTCACTCGTAACTGATGCTATATTAGCAAAGCTCAACAGCTTAATCGTTGTTGTTAACCACCATGGAAAAATTGAATATGTAAGTCCTTCTGCAAAACGAATTTTAGGTTTTGAACCGGAACAGCTCATGGGTGAAGGATGGTGGAACCTAACACGTATTGATGAGTTGGAGCGTGCTGACATCAAAGCGTTAACATTTCAGCAATTAAAACAAGATTCCTTGCAAGAGTCTGTGCCCTACGAGCGATTACTAAAAACAGCCACCGGTGGCGATAAATGGATTTTGTGGAATACTTCTAAAGGTTCGGCTAATACGCTCGTTGGCATTGGTCATGATATAACCGACAGAAAAATAGCGGAACAAAAATTAATAGAGAAACACAAAGAACTCGAGCAACACAATAAAGATATTGTTGATAGTATTCAATATGCCAGTCGCATTCAAGAAGCAATTTTGCCGGATGTTAACAGAATAAAAAATGCGTTTGATGATGCATTTGTTTTGTATCAACCAAAGGATGTGGTAAGTGGCGACTATTATTTTTGTTATCAAAAGGGAAGCAAAACCTTTTTAGCAGTTGTTGATTGCACGGGTCATGGTGTTCCTGGAGCTTTGATGAGCTTTATTGCGAACGGAATTCTTAAAGAAGTAATTATCAAAAAAGGGATAGAAGAACCTTCTGAAATTTTATATGCGTTGGATGATGAATTATTTGCTGCCTTAAACAAACAAAATAGCGAAAGTATTACCAACGATGGGATGGATGTGGCCTTGGCTGTTTTTGATTCTGAAAAGAATACGGTGAATTATTCAGGAGCGTTTCGGCCGATGTTATTGTTGCGTGATAATGAATTAATAGAGTTTGAGCCCAATCGTTATCCAATTGGATTTTATGGTGATGTTGAAAAACTATTTGTATCAAGGAAATTAGAACTACAAAAAGGAGATTTGTTCTATTTTTTTACAGATGGCTATTGTGATCAATTTGGAGGTGAGTTGAAGAAGAAATTCAATCGAAAACGTTTCAAAGAGTTATTGCTTTCTTTACACAGTATGGAAATGGCAGAGCAGCGGTCGTTTTTGCAATATGCGTTGTTGAATTGGCGACAAGACGAACCTCAAATGGATGATGTTTGTATTGTAGGTGTTAAAATATAATAGAATAATGTAACACGTATTGATACAATAAAAATCGTGTGCAAAAAATTGCACACGGTTTTATTTCGCTTTCATTTTGTTTCCTTTGGCTTCGTGTGTTAACTCTGCCATTCCTAATTTTTCCATTAATGGGGGGATGTACATTCCAAAACGACCACGAAGTCCTTTTTTCAAACCATACCATCCTTTTACAGGATTCTTTTCAGATCGTCCCCAGGCTTCAACAGTTCCTTCTTTTGCAGGTTTTTGTTCGTCTGCACTTCCTAATTCCATCCAGTCGCCATGTTTTTTTAACATAATGTGTAGATCATTGAGGCAACGAATATCATAATGCAAAACTGTTTTGCCAACTGTACAGACTAAAATTTCCTTTCCATCCTTTTCATCCACATGCATGGTGTATTCTGAAGATAAAGGTGGTGTTTTTAACTTCATAGGATTTTCTTTCGTTCCGATTTTAGTTTTCATGGGATATAACGTATTAAAAAAATAAGTAGAACTAATTTAATCAAAATAATGGAATAAATCTTATTTCCAATAAAACTGGAAACCGATAGTGGGTGCTATTGAATGAAAATCCTTGTCGTATGGATTAGTAGAAATTTGATTCACATAGATATAAGGGACATTTAATTCTATAGCAAAGTTTTTTGAAACAAAATAACTTGCACCAACACCAAACAACGCAGTAAACACAGCTTTATTTGCATGGCTGTTTTTAATATACGTTAGAGAAGAAGTATAACTAGTTTTTTGCTCAAAATTACCAAAGCCTGCTGAACCTTGCGCATAGGTTAGAAATTTTTCTTTTGAAACAAAGTAATATCTCAAATATGTATTTAAGCCATAAAGTTGAATCTGTTGGTGTTCTTTTACTGGACCACCATACCACGATGAAGAATATGAGTTAGAAACCTTTGAATAATAAGGTTGGATACCGATACCCAATTTATTTATTGTTAAATATCCCATATTTCCAGCAACAGCAAATCCGTAAATTTCATTATCCGGAAAAAATTTAAGAACATCTAAAATAGGAAGAACAGAAATCCCAACTTGTGTGGTTGTCTTTTCTAACTGAGCGAATCCATTTCTAAAAGATAGTGAGAATACGATAATTGCAATAAGTTTTATTTTCATTTATGGATATTAAAACTTCAGCAACTCTTCATACAATTCCTTTACAGGCAATCCCATGACATTAAAATAGGTACCCTCAATTTTTTCTACTGCAACCAGGCCAATCCAATCCTGCGCCCCGTAAGAGCCCGCTTTATCGAAAGGTTTATAGTTGTTGATATAAAACTCAATTTCTTCCAACGTCAAAGGTTTGAAATATACCTTTGTTAACGCATAAAAGGATTTTGTTTTTTTTTTTGATTTTAAACAAACACCTGTATATACTTCATGCATTTTACCGGAAAGGAGTTGTAACATCCGAACTGCATCGTCAAAATTTTCAGGTTTATTGAGTACTTCATTGGTTTGAGGAAGCCAAACGACTGTGTCAGCTGTAATAACAATGGTGTTATCGTTTAATTCCTCATCAAAGGCGTGTGCTTTCTTTTCACAAAGATAAAGTGGAATTTCGTAAGCTTTTAATTCGTCAGGAAAACTTTCGTCAACTTCTTTGGTGCGCACTTCAAAGTCTAATCCAAGCTCTTTTAATAGATATTGTCTGCGTGGCGATTTGGACGCCAGCAGAATTTTATATTTTGAGAGTTGATTAAATGACATGCAGGAAGTCGTGGAGAATAGGGTAAGCAAAAACAAGCAAGTAGATAATACCCATCAGCATTATAAATTTTGAAAGATTACCGGCAAATCGAAATTCCTTTTTATCACCTGCTTTTTTGATTTTGTAAATAAGAAAAAACAATGGCAGTTGGAGCGCAACAATAAAATAAACCAATGAAATATAATCTTCGAGTTTCAAAAATTCCAATTGAATAAAAACAAGGCAACAAATAGTGAGGAAGGCAATAAACATGGCAATGTTCTTTGTTGTTTTTATGCCTAATAAAATCGGCATTGTTTTGCACCCATATTCGTTATCTCCATCCATATCCTCAATATCTTTGATAATTTCACGCAAAAGGGTTGTAATGAATGCAAAAAAGGCAAGTGCAACGGTATATTCCCAAACCGAAATGAAGCTCAAGTTTTCATCCACAGGAAGGTATTCTCTATAAATGGGAATCATTTCGTAGATGACTGCGATTAAGGGCACCAATGCTGTAAATAAGGCAATAACAACATTCCCGATTAAGAATTGGCGTTTGAAAGAAGTAGAGTAGAACCATAATCCACCTGCACAAACAAAATGAATCAATGCTAATCTCCACGACCCAATCGAATGAGCCACATACAGTGCAATTGCAATTGCTAAAAAATTAATAACGGTATGCGCTCCAATAGCAACTCTTCGTTTTACACCTTTTCCAATAACCATTCGCTCAGGTTTATTTACCTTATCGATGCTGATGTCAAAATAGTCGTTGATAATATAACCAGCTGCGGCAATCATCACAGTTGATAGTACTAATAAGAAAAAATTAAGTTCTGAAAGTTGCAATTCATAGAAGGAACTATTTACTTTGATGATTGGGTAAATAATGCACCAACGCACCACATATTGCGTAAAGGCAATGATGAGTAAATTTTGTATTCGTATTAATTTTAGAAATGCAATCATAAACCTTTTGAATTATCCTCTTTTGACTTTCTAATTTGAATTACCAAACAAATCCTTCTTTGTCCAACCATTTATCTTGAACTTTTAATACTTGTTCAATCACATCCCGAACAGCACCTTCACCACCTTTTTTATCGGAAACATAAATTGAAATGTCTTTTATTTCTTGTGCAGAATCGCTCGGACAAGTTGGAACACCTACCTTTTTCATTACCTCATAATCAGGAATATCATCCCCCATGTAAAGTATTTCTTCCGACTGAATATTATAAATTTCAATAAATTCTTTATACGTATCAATTTTGGTGTGACTTCCTAAATAGACATCTGTGATTCCAAGCCCATTTAAACGTGTTCGTACCATTTCTGATTTTCCACCGGAAATTATGGCAATCTTATAACCTTTTTTTACCGCCAATTGCAATGCGTATCCATCTTTGATGTTCATCACACGCACTTGCTCTCCGCTGGGCATTAATGTGACAGACCCGTTCGTAAGCACTCCATCTACATCAAAAATAAATGCTTTTACACGTGTAAGTTTGGTTTTGAAATTTTCCATCGCTACTAAATTACTACATTAATTGTCATTTCTAGCATAGCCGAGAAATCTATTTTACTGTTTTAATAATACTCTTACTTAGCAACTCGTAGATTTTTTTTAAATCCTTTTCGTTTGTCAACAATTTCAAATGTGCATCGATTGTTTTTTTATCGTTTCGGATTGCTGGGCCTGTTTGTGCGCTCGAAGGTTTTGTATTTTTTATTTTATGTGCCGTTTCTTCAATCAAAGGCTTTAGTAAGTCGAGTGATAGCTTATCTTTTGCCAAAAGATGTTCAGCAATTGCATACATATGATTCGTAAAATTGCAAGCAAAAACAGCAGCTACATGAATTTTTTTACGTTGCTCGGAATTTACTTTTTGAACGTTGCCACTGATACTCCTTGCAAAGTATTGCAATGTAGTGGAAGTAGTGTTGTTGTTTGCTTCGATGCAAATGGGAATTGTTTTAAAAGATGCTTGTTTCTCTTTTGAAAATGTCTGTAATGGATAAAAAACTCCGTAATTTTTAGATGTCTTTTTCAGAACATCCATTGAAACACTTCCGGAAGTATGAACAACAATCTGGTCTTTTAATTTTAATTGTTTTGCAACAGATTCAATCGCATCATCTTTCACCGAAATGATATATATGGAAGAATCGGTAGAAAGTTTTTTTAGCTCAACTATTGCTTTTGCCTTTAACTTTTTTGAAAGTACTTCCGCATTCTTTTTGTTACGACTAAATACTTGTGAAATCAAATACCCTTCTTTATGCAAGGCTAAGCCAAGTTGTGTAGCTAAATTTCCTGAACCAATGATGGATATTTTAATTGGTGATTCCATATAGAGCTTATTTTTTTCTAACTCTTTCTAAAATCGCAAGTATTGTCCCGATAGCCATAACAATACATCCAATCCAAAGAATGTTGATGTATGGAAAAATCATAGCTTGCATAACGATAAAATCTCGAACATTTGATTTTTTCTCTTGTAGGGAGATTTGGATTTTTCCGTCTTCCGGATTAATTTGCCAGAACATGAATTTTAATCCCAATTCATCCACTCTTGATTCGATGGGTTGAATACTATTATCACGAATCACATAAATTGGATTGGCTTTGTATTTCTTTTTGATGTCAAGAACTTGAAAATGGGCTTCTACAGCGATATCATTTTCCTTAAGCTGGTATTTTGCTTTGTCGACATTCAATGATAGTGAATCAAAAATAATAATCGCATTGGAAGAGAAAAGTGTATCGCCTTTTTTGATTGTATGGTTTTTGGCTTGTGCATATTCGTCTTTGTTATTTGCCTCTTTCTCTTGAAGCGTTTCCATATCCGCAAACGTAATGTGCGTATATACATCGTATGTTAAAAAGTGACGTGTATCCGGTTCTGCTACATTGCCCATACGTGGGTTCGTTTGAAGCAAGGGAGCCAACGAAAATTCCTTCACCAATTTTCCGTTTTCATCTTTTGTAAAATAATCTACGTCAAAATAGATATTGATTCCTTCATGACGTTTGCCAACATAGGTCACATAGTATTTACCCATTTTTAAGGTATCTCCTTGGGTGAGTAAAATGTTGTCGTTATTGGAATACGACTTACCCAATTGAGAAACATCCTTACCGGAAGTGTTTTGTGAAATAATATCTTTTTTAGAAGTGGAAATTAAGGCACCTAACAAAACCAATGCAAATCCGATATGCGCAATGGATGCACCCGCTTTTTTGACTTTCCCACCCATAACGCGGAAGAGATAATCGATATTGGCAACAGCAGCAAAAATAGAGGAGAAGAGCAGAATTGAAAAATAACGATCATTAAAATTCAAAATGTAAATCATTAAAAACGTCAATGCCAAAGAAACCACAAATGATATCCCGATTTTTTTTAGAAATTGCTTGATATCGGTGTTTTTATATTTAAAAAATTGTCCGACTGCAATTAACATCGTTACAACAAAAGCAAATGGTAGTTGCCAGTTGTTATAGAATTTAATAACTTCCTTTAACGGTGCTTTATTCATTCCGAATAACTTGTTCCATACCGGAATAGATGTATAGAAGATTATCTGGAAGGAAGAAACCAACAAAACAATGGCACCTACAAACATCCAAAACTCACGCGACCAAATGCCTTCTTCTTTTGTTTGTTTTGGGAAATGTTTCCAACGGATTATTAATAGAACCATCCCCATTATCACAAAGCAGAACATATACACGAGCAACTGGCCAGCCATTCCTGCCGTTGGGAAAGAATGCACAGAGGTTTCTCCTAAGATTCCACTGCGGGTTAAATAAGTTGAATACAGAATCAATAAAAAGGAAATAATAGCGAGGAAGAAAGCGGTAAAGAGAGATTGACCGTTGTTTCGGTTAATCAGCATTAAATGAGCAGCACCTACTAAGGTGAGCCAAGGCACTAAAGATGCATTTTCTACCGGATCCCATGCCCAGAAACCACCAAAACTTAATGCTTCGTAAGCCCAAGCACCACCCATTAAAATTCCGATTCCTAAAACGGCTACTCCGGCAAAAGTCCATGGTAAAGCAGGTTTAAGCCACTCGTTAAATTGTTTTTTCCACAAGCCTGCAATCGCATAAGCGAATGGAACAACAGTTAAGGCGAAACCTAAAAAGAGAGTAGGAGGGTGAATCGTCATCCAATAGTTTTGCAATAATGGATTTAATCCTCTTCCATCAAATGCGGGATTGGCTAAATAGTTGGCATCAGTAAAAAGAGGAATTTTTGAATATTCAGGGTGTTCACGTAATAAAACAGTGAACGGATTACTTCCTAAATGATAAACATCTGCAATCGTGATTCCTAGTAACATGGAAGCTAAAAAAACTTGAACCAAAGCAATCACAGCCATTACGGGTGCTTCGAAGTTTTTTGCAGTGCGCTGTAGTATCAATCCTAACACTACATGCCAGAAAGTCCAAAGTAAAAAACTTCCTTCTTGTCCTTCCCAAAAGCAGGAAAGGATATAACGCATGGGCATTTCTTTGTTGCTATGGTGCCATACATATTCATACTCAAAATAGTGATTCATGAGCATGATGAACAGGGTGCTTACAATTCCTAATACAGAAAGA is part of the Bacteroidota bacterium genome and encodes:
- a CDS encoding outer membrane beta-barrel protein, giving the protein MKAKITLLKIFILLSITATAQIEKNKELSFTFGPASTKIKNKNISEDKYKDINDKNGFNINLLLSKYKRRVGIGMGLGYSTYNQEIYQKGLFESFSQKDRDGNLYDSWIASDITYTNKLSYLDIPITLHLLLGNSNRFYGFFDIGIVNQIQIGGNYTMKGSIENMGRYETGNPYFFTLSQNNPYYSYKADLYDVRKEDMYETYSLSGHISLGLAAAMTDNLNLKIQPYANFGFSDITAKELRDIPYEDVFGRKSDYQKTKLLAIGINVGFAYNIGNVKVQN
- a CDS encoding SpoIIE family protein phosphatase; the protein is MSLVTDAILAKLNSLIVVVNHHGKIEYVSPSAKRILGFEPEQLMGEGWWNLTRIDELERADIKALTFQQLKQDSLQESVPYERLLKTATGGDKWILWNTSKGSANTLVGIGHDITDRKIAEQKLIEKHKELEQHNKDIVDSIQYASRIQEAILPDVNRIKNAFDDAFVLYQPKDVVSGDYYFCYQKGSKTFLAVVDCTGHGVPGALMSFIANGILKEVIIKKGIEEPSEILYALDDELFAALNKQNSESITNDGMDVALAVFDSEKNTVNYSGAFRPMLLLRDNELIEFEPNRYPIGFYGDVEKLFVSRKLELQKGDLFYFFTDGYCDQFGGELKKKFNRKRFKELLLSLHSMEMAEQRSFLQYALLNWRQDEPQMDDVCIVGVKI
- a CDS encoding DUF2520 domain-containing protein codes for the protein MKISIIGSGNLATQLGLALHKEGYLISQVFSRNKKNAEVLSKKLKAKAIVELKKLSTDSSIYIISVKDDAIESVAKQLKLKDQIVVHTSGSVSMDVLKKTSKNYGVFYPLQTFSKEKQASFKTIPICIEANNNTTSTTLQYFARSISGNVQKVNSEQRKKIHVAAVFACNFTNHMYAIAEHLLAKDKLSLDLLKPLIEETAHKIKNTKPSSAQTGPAIRNDKKTIDAHLKLLTNEKDLKKIYELLSKSIIKTVK
- a CDS encoding HAD-IIIA family hydrolase is translated as MENFKTKLTRVKAFIFDVDGVLTNGSVTLMPSGEQVRVMNIKDGYALQLAVKKGYKIAIISGGKSEMVRTRLNGLGITDVYLGSHTKIDTYKEFIEIYNIQSEEILYMGDDIPDYEVMKKVGVPTCPSDSAQEIKDISIYVSDKKGGEGAVRDVIEQVLKVQDKWLDKEGFVW
- a CDS encoding T9SS type A sorting domain-containing protein encodes the protein MKKNLLLLFLVCQISLSYSQTAATCNTSTPICNGTVNTYPSSYGSIPAEVGPNYGCLGSQLNPAWFYFKVDSSGSIVINISQLDTAGVGVDVDFVCWGPFSSPTTPCSGGLTGTALDCSYSTSYTEQVNVAGTAGNYYILMITNFSNLPANVSFNFDSTSTGTVSCEETCVTNAYNNSPLCVNGTLQLLATNHFGLGNYNWTGPNGFASSLESPTISSVSMLNEGWYTLNYVRDSTCNVTDSIWVNIDTCGTLTGHVFADMNSNCSLDTLENLIPLAQLKLSSGGTFVDYAWTDPFGYYYFDVFPGTYTIEVVSSPSLPVTCPTSVAHLTTVSPSIITTENFAVDCGVFDLASTWIGVSGIAFFPGASHYLYPSVSSIGPDCSGAPIPGEMILILDPLITYTGPFASATPPTTVIPAPTGDTLKWSIADITALPYYAYMTYGINYTTSSTATIGDIVDITLIVLPITGDADTTNNTYNGHFIVGNSYDPNNKEVSPKGTGVNGYIPANTPELDYTVNFQNTGTAPAINIYILDTLDVDVDITTLKIISSSHPMTVLLLPGNVLKFNFSNIFLSDSTSNEAESHGYVRYSIAPVSGLSPGDQITNTAYIYFDFNSPIVTNTAINTIEFPFSINEYYEYQLGVFPNPTSNSVNIVFEDKMSSELSLRIMNVAGQVIYLEETTGFSGKFTKSINLNTAPQGIYLLEIITDKQIVHKKIIKN
- the maf gene encoding septum formation protein Maf; translated protein: MSFNQLSKYKILLASKSPRRQYLLKELGLDFEVRTKEVDESFPDELKAYEIPLYLCEKKAHAFDEELNDNTIVITADTVVWLPQTNEVLNKPENFDDAVRMLQLLSGKMHEVYTGVCLKSKKKTKSFYALTKVYFKPLTLEEIEFYINNYKPFDKAGSYGAQDWIGLVAVEKIEGTYFNVMGLPVKELYEELLKF
- a CDS encoding geranylgeranylglycerol-phosphate geranylgeranyltransferase — encoded protein: MIAFLKLIRIQNLLIIAFTQYVVRWCIIYPIIKVNSSFYELQLSELNFFLLVLSTVMIAAAGYIINDYFDISIDKVNKPERMVIGKGVKRRVAIGAHTVINFLAIAIALYVAHSIGSWRLALIHFVCAGGLWFYSTSFKRQFLIGNVVIALFTALVPLIAVIYEMIPIYREYLPVDENLSFISVWEYTVALAFFAFITTLLREIIKDIEDMDGDNEYGCKTMPILLGIKTTKNIAMFIAFLTICCLVFIQLEFLKLEDYISLVYFIVALQLPLFFLIYKIKKAGDKKEFRFAGNLSKFIMLMGIIYLLVFAYPILHDFLHVI
- the ccsA gene encoding cytochrome c biogenesis protein CcsA; this encodes MEYIGEHLGIGKIGNLFVILSFVFALLACISYFFAAKENEDAASWKKIARIAFRLHGLSVLGIVSTLFIMLMNHYFEYEYVWHHSNKEMPMRYILSCFWEGQEGSFLLWTFWHVVLGLILQRTAKNFEAPVMAVIALVQVFLASMLLGITIADVYHLGSNPFTVLLREHPEYSKIPLFTDANYLANPAFDGRGLNPLLQNYWMTIHPPTLFLGFALTVVPFAYAIAGLWKKQFNEWLKPALPWTFAGVAVLGIGILMGGAWAYEALSFGGFWAWDPVENASLVPWLTLVGAAHLMLINRNNGQSLFTAFFLAIISFLLILYSTYLTRSGILGETSVHSFPTAGMAGQLLVYMFCFVIMGMVLLIIRWKHFPKQTKEEGIWSREFWMFVGAIVLLVSSFQIIFYTSIPVWNKLFGMNKAPLKEVIKFYNNWQLPFAFVVTMLIAVGQFFKYKNTDIKQFLKKIGISFVVSLALTFLMIYILNFNDRYFSILLFSSIFAAVANIDYLFRVMGGKVKKAGASIAHIGFALVLLGALISTSKKDIISQNTSGKDVSQLGKSYSNNDNILLTQGDTLKMGKYYVTYVGKRHEGINIYFDVDYFTKDENGKLVKEFSLAPLLQTNPRMGNVAEPDTRHFLTYDVYTHITFADMETLQEKEANNKDEYAQAKNHTIKKGDTLFSSNAIIIFDSLSLNVDKAKYQLKENDIAVEAHFQVLDIKKKYKANPIYVIRDNSIQPIESRVDELGLKFMFWQINPEDGKIQISLQEKKSNVRDFIVMQAMIFPYINILWIGCIVMAIGTILAILERVRKK